A genomic stretch from Engraulis encrasicolus isolate BLACKSEA-1 chromosome 12, IST_EnEncr_1.0, whole genome shotgun sequence includes:
- the gtf2f2a gene encoding general transcription factor IIF subunit 2 isoform X1, with amino-acid sequence MSEKGDVDLTGAKQNTGVWLVKVPKYLAQQWAKASGRGEVGKLRIAKNQGKTEVAFTLNEELTTLENKGEGKTAGMVAVPREHPFTMQTVGGQTLAVFTETSSGQGQAEAEGSTSGPAPGPDKIALEGVVVQRAECRPAVNESYMRLKKLQIEASSKPVRLSQQLDKAVTHNYKPVANHANNLEWEKKKKEEGKRARADKQQVLDMLFSAFEKHQYYNIKDLVDITKQPVIYLKEILRDIGIYNVKGTHKNTWELKPEYRHYQGEEEKTDE; translated from the exons ATGTCAGAAAAGGGAGACGTAGACCTTACAGGAGCCAAACAAAACACTGGAGTGTGGCTCGTGAAA GTTCCAAAGTACCTCGCGCAGCAATGGGCGAAAGCATCAGGACGGGGTGAAGTAGGTAAACTGCGCATTGCTAA GAACCAAGGGAAAACAGAG GTGGCATTCACTCTGAACGAGGAGCTGACCACCCTGGAGAACAAAGGGGAGGGGAAGACCGCCGGGATGGTGGCCGTGCCACGAGAGCACCCCTTCACCATGCAGACGGTCGGGGGCCAGACCCTCGCCGTGTTCACAGAGACCTCCTCAG GCCAGGGCCAGGCAGAGGCTGAAGGCAGCACCTCAGGGCCAGCCCCAGGCCCAG ACAAGATAGCGCTGGAAGGAGTGGTGGTGCAGAGGGCCGAGTGCCGGCCGGCCGTCAACGAGAGCTACATGAGGCTGAAGAA GCTTCAGATCGAGGCGTCCTCCAAGCCAGTACGTCTGTCACAGCAGCTGGACAAGGCTGTGACGCACAACTACAAGCCAGTCGCAAATCACGCAAACAAT ctggagtgggagaagaagaagaaggaggaaggcAAGAGGGCGCGGGCGGATAAGCAGCAGGTGCTGGATATGCTCTTCTCTGCCTTCGAGAAGCACCAGTACTACAACATCAAGGACCTAGTGGACATCACCAAGCAGCCTGTG ATCTACCTGAAAGAGATTCTTCGCGACATTGGGATCTACAATGTCAAGGGCACCCACAAGAACACTTGGGAACTGAAACCAGAATACAGGCACTaccaaggagaagaggagaagaccgacgagtga
- the gtf2f2a gene encoding general transcription factor IIF subunit 2 isoform X2, which produces MSEKGDVDLTGAKQNTGVWLVKVPKYLAQQWAKASGRGEVGKLRIAKNQGKTEVAFTLNEELTTLENKGEGKTAGMVAVPREHPFTMQTVGGQTLAVFTETSSDKIALEGVVVQRAECRPAVNESYMRLKKLQIEASSKPVRLSQQLDKAVTHNYKPVANHANNLEWEKKKKEEGKRARADKQQVLDMLFSAFEKHQYYNIKDLVDITKQPVIYLKEILRDIGIYNVKGTHKNTWELKPEYRHYQGEEEKTDE; this is translated from the exons ATGTCAGAAAAGGGAGACGTAGACCTTACAGGAGCCAAACAAAACACTGGAGTGTGGCTCGTGAAA GTTCCAAAGTACCTCGCGCAGCAATGGGCGAAAGCATCAGGACGGGGTGAAGTAGGTAAACTGCGCATTGCTAA GAACCAAGGGAAAACAGAG GTGGCATTCACTCTGAACGAGGAGCTGACCACCCTGGAGAACAAAGGGGAGGGGAAGACCGCCGGGATGGTGGCCGTGCCACGAGAGCACCCCTTCACCATGCAGACGGTCGGGGGCCAGACCCTCGCCGTGTTCACAGAGACCTCCTCAG ACAAGATAGCGCTGGAAGGAGTGGTGGTGCAGAGGGCCGAGTGCCGGCCGGCCGTCAACGAGAGCTACATGAGGCTGAAGAA GCTTCAGATCGAGGCGTCCTCCAAGCCAGTACGTCTGTCACAGCAGCTGGACAAGGCTGTGACGCACAACTACAAGCCAGTCGCAAATCACGCAAACAAT ctggagtgggagaagaagaagaaggaggaaggcAAGAGGGCGCGGGCGGATAAGCAGCAGGTGCTGGATATGCTCTTCTCTGCCTTCGAGAAGCACCAGTACTACAACATCAAGGACCTAGTGGACATCACCAAGCAGCCTGTG ATCTACCTGAAAGAGATTCTTCGCGACATTGGGATCTACAATGTCAAGGGCACCCACAAGAACACTTGGGAACTGAAACCAGAATACAGGCACTaccaaggagaagaggagaagaccgacgagtga